GGGTCAGGTCCGGCCCGCCAGTGATGTTGATCAGCACGCCCTTGGCGCCTTTCATCGACACATCGTCCAGCAGCGGGTTGGAAATGGCGGCCTCGGCGGCCTCGATGGCGCGGCGGTCGCCTTCGGCTTCGCCGGTGCCCATCATGGCTTTGCCCATCTCGCTCATCACGGCGCGGATATCGGCGAAATCGAGGTTGATCAGGCCGGGCATGGTCATCAGGTCAGTAATGCCGCGCACGCCGGAATGCAGCACTTCATCGGCCATGGCGAACGCATCGGCAAAGGTGGTGCGCTCATTGGCAACGCGGAACAGGTTCTGGTTCGGGATGACGATCAGCGTATCGACATATTTCTGCAGCTCTTCCAGCCCTTGTTCGGCCAGACGCATGCGGTGTACGCCTTCGAAATGGAACGGCTTGGTCACCACGCCCACCGTCAGCACGCCCATCTCGCGGGCAATGCGTGCAACCACCGGGGCAGCGCCCGTACCGGTGCCACCACCCATACCGGCGGTGATGAACACCATGTTGCTGCCGCGCAGCTGGTTTTCGATCTCATCGATGGATTCTTCCGCAGCGGCGCGGCCCACATCCGGGGAGGCCCCGGCGCCGAGACCCTGTGTTACATGCGTGCCGAGCTGCATGCGTTTTTCAGTCAGCGCATATTCCAGCGCCTGCGCATCGGAGTTTGCCACCACGAAATTCGCACCCTGCAGATTGGCGCGAATCATGTTGTTGACTGCGTTTCCGCCAGCGCCGCCGACACCGATCACGGTAATATGCGGGCTAAGGTTGGATTTTTGCGGCGGGAGCTGCAGGTTTAAGGTCATGGGAAGCAACCTCCTGAAAACAAATGCTTCTATTGTTAATATAGCACGCTTAACTAACCGGCAACACATTATGTGGATGTGTTATAAAGACAACATACTATATTTATGCTGTCCCGGCAATATAGCGGAAGGTGATTATTTACTATTTTTTTACCTTATCGGGCAAGCGAAAGATGCTGCGCCCGCACATATTTTTGCGCCCCCTCAACATCCGCAGAAATCCACCATTTTTTGGAGCAAAGCGACTGGGCACGACCGTGCCCCGCGCCTTATTGGCGCGTAACAGCGAGCGGAGCGAGCCAACCAGAAACAAAAATATAATGCCCGGCGGGCATTATATTTTCTCCCTGAGCCATTGGAACGCACGCACCACCGGGCTGAAAATCGGCTGCGCGAGCATCGGCGCCTGCGCCTCTCCCACCTCCGGCTTTTGCGTGCGCTTGGATACCGCCTGCACCATGCCGATAGCCGTGGCGAATGCAGGACCGCTGGTGGATTCCGCCAGGCCTTTCATCGCCTTTGGGAAACCCACACGCGCCTGCTTACCGAATACTTTGCCTGCCATCTCGGCAGCACCCATGATCTGCGCACCGCCACCTGTCAGCACCAGCCGCCGCCCGGCAATGCGGTCAAACCCGCTTTGCTCAAGCCGGGCTTTCGCCATATCGAAAATCTCTTCCATACGTGGGCGGATGATGGAGGTCAGCTGCGCACGCGGCATGGTCTGCAATGTTTCATGGCCGCCTTCCTCGCCTTGCGAGATGGTGGGCACATCAATCAGGTCACGGTCGTCGGACATCACGCCGACCACAGAGCCATACAGCACCTTCAGCCGCTCCGCATGCCCCACCGTGGTGGAAAGCCCGCGCGCAATATCCTGCGTCACATGGTGCGCGCCCACGGGAATGCTATCGGTAAACACAGGCTTGCCTTCGATATAGACGGCAATCACTGAGGTACCGCCGCCGATATCCAAAAGCGTCACACCCAGTTGCATCTCGTCTTCCGTCAAACAGGCCGTGCCGGATGCAAAGCTCGACACCACAAACTCGGAAATATCCAGCTGCGCGCGCGCCACGCACTGGCTGAGATTGCGCATCGCGCTGGAGGAAGCCGTCACCAGATGCAGATTCACCCCCAGGCGGTTGCCATACATGCCGACGGGGTCTTGAATGCCGCGCACCTCGTCCAGCGTGTAACTGATGGGATAGCAATGCACCAGTTCGCGCTCGCCATGGCGGATGGACTGCTTGCCGTAATCCACCAGCCGCGCCACGTCGCGCGGGGAAACCGCATGCGGCGATACCGGCGTTTCCATAAAGATATTGTGTGAACGAATATGATTGCCGGAGAGATTCACCACCACCTTGTCAATCCGCATCTCGGCCATCTGCTCGGCCGAATGCACGGCGGTGACGATGCTGCGCTCGGCCGCTTTTAAATCCGTAATAACGCCGGAACGCGCCCCGTTGGATACCTGATGGCCGATGCCTTCAATCACAGGCTCACCCGTCGGGTCCATACGCGCGATGAAACACACCACCTTGGTGGTTCCCACATCCAGTACGGCAATCACATCCTGTTTTGGTTTAACCAGCGCCACCATGCTCCCCTACGCACCCGCCTTCATCATGTGTCAAAACCGTCCTTTTTCACTGGCGCGGCATCCGGCATTTTCACGGCGGCCGGTTGCGCGCCACTCTCGTCCATTCCCTCGCTGCCGGGCTTCAGGCGCACATAAAGCCTGTCCGGGTCGCGCAGGTCAAGCCCGGCGATAGATTTTTCCAGCACACCCTGTTTGTTCAGGTCGCGCAGCGCATTCCACGCCGCTTCCACATTCGCCTGCGGCAGCATGATGCGCGTGCCGTCAAACAGCACCAGATCCCAGCGGCGCTCGCCCACCCACACGGCAGAATGGATTTTGGCGAAAATCTCCGGCGTCTGGGCCATCAGCGTCAGCAGGTTCTGCCAGTGCTGCGGAGCGGTCGCGCCGATCAGCAGCGGCAGGCTTTCCAGCAGCGGGTCGTTTTTCGGTGCCTGCGCCACGGGCACAATCAGCGTGCCGGAACGGTCCACCAGATAATGCTCGCCATCATGCTGCCAGATGGCCACGGGCTGGCGCTCGGTAATCCGTACATGCAGCGCACCGGAAAGGCTGCGCTGAACTTCCGCCTTCTGCACCCAGGGGGATGTTTCCAGCCGCGAACGGATATCGTCGATGTCGGTTGCCAGCAGCGGGTCGCCCAGCTTGACGCCCACCAGTTTGTCGGCCGCATCCAGCGGCATGCGCTCACGCCCTTCCAGATACACATGCGTGATGTTCAGCCCCGCCACATGGGACGCCGAAGCCTGTTTCTCATGAAACCAGTTGGAAACGCCATTGGTCCAGCGGTTCCACACATCGCCCTGCATGGCGTATATGCCAAACCCGACAGAGGTGAACAGCACCGCCGCTCCCCCCCAGCGGAACCCGTGCTCCAGCTTTTTGCGCCACGCCCGGCGGGCCGAGAGTTTTTCCGCATCCTGCAGACTGACGGTTTTTTTAGCCATGACGCCTTTCCGATTCTACCTGAAT
The sequence above is a segment of the bacterium genome. Coding sequences within it:
- the ftsA gene encoding cell division protein FtsA, whose translation is MVALVKPKQDVIAVLDVGTTKVVCFIARMDPTGEPVIEGIGHQVSNGARSGVITDLKAAERSIVTAVHSAEQMAEMRIDKVVVNLSGNHIRSHNIFMETPVSPHAVSPRDVARLVDYGKQSIRHGERELVHCYPISYTLDEVRGIQDPVGMYGNRLGVNLHLVTASSSAMRNLSQCVARAQLDISEFVVSSFASGTACLTEDEMQLGVTLLDIGGGTSVIAVYIEGKPVFTDSIPVGAHHVTQDIARGLSTTVGHAERLKVLYGSVVGVMSDDRDLIDVPTISQGEEGGHETLQTMPRAQLTSIIRPRMEEIFDMAKARLEQSGFDRIAGRRLVLTGGGAQIMGAAEMAGKVFGKQARVGFPKAMKGLAESTSGPAFATAIGMVQAVSKRTQKPEVGEAQAPMLAQPIFSPVVRAFQWLREKI
- a CDS encoding FtsQ-type POTRA domain-containing protein codes for the protein MAKKTVSLQDAEKLSARRAWRKKLEHGFRWGGAAVLFTSVGFGIYAMQGDVWNRWTNGVSNWFHEKQASASHVAGLNITHVYLEGRERMPLDAADKLVGVKLGDPLLATDIDDIRSRLETSPWVQKAEVQRSLSGALHVRITERQPVAIWQHDGEHYLVDRSGTLIVPVAQAPKNDPLLESLPLLIGATAPQHWQNLLTLMAQTPEIFAKIHSAVWVGERRWDLVLFDGTRIMLPQANVEAAWNALRDLNKQGVLEKSIAGLDLRDPDRLYVRLKPGSEGMDESGAQPAAVKMPDAAPVKKDGFDT